A genomic stretch from Telopea speciosissima isolate NSW1024214 ecotype Mountain lineage chromosome 7, Tspe_v1, whole genome shotgun sequence includes:
- the LOC122669701 gene encoding uncharacterized protein LOC122669701 isoform X2, which translates to MSNRLGPPYPKELLPLVSDLRGSVIDLHCYNLFSDIFNNMSVQQNIDLVYTNASAQLSSIATPNGHLTFVGEWVAEMQVEGTSKEDYQRFAKAQLEVS; encoded by the exons ATGTCCAACCGCTTGGGTCCACCTTATCCAAAGGAGCTCCTCCCTCTAGTCAGTGACCTCAGAGGTTCTGTCATTGACCTCCATTGTTACAACCTCTTCTCTGATATATTCAATAACATGAGTGTGCAACAAAATATTGACCTGGTCTATACCAACGCATCAGCTCAACTGAGCTCCATCGCCACTCCAAATGGTCACCTAACATTTGTTG GGGAATGGGTTGCTGAGATGCAAGTGGAAGGAACATCAAAAGAGGATTATCAGAGATTTGCAAAAGCTCAATTAGAG GTGAGCTAA
- the LOC122669701 gene encoding uncharacterized protein LOC122669701 isoform X1, whose amino-acid sequence MSNRLGPPYPKELLPLVSDLRGSVIDLHCYNLFSDIFNNMSVQQNIDLVYTNASAQLSSIATPNGHLTFVGEWVAEMQVEGTSKEDYQRFAKAQLEVYGPIGH is encoded by the exons ATGTCCAACCGCTTGGGTCCACCTTATCCAAAGGAGCTCCTCCCTCTAGTCAGTGACCTCAGAGGTTCTGTCATTGACCTCCATTGTTACAACCTCTTCTCTGATATATTCAATAACATGAGTGTGCAACAAAATATTGACCTGGTCTATACCAACGCATCAGCTCAACTGAGCTCCATCGCCACTCCAAATGGTCACCTAACATTTGTTG GGGAATGGGTTGCTGAGATGCAAGTGGAAGGAACATCAAAAGAGGATTATCAGAGATTTGCAAAAGCTCAATTAGAGGTGTATGGGCCCATAGGACATTAG